From a region of the Pseudomonas furukawaii genome:
- the trbL gene encoding P-type conjugative transfer protein TrbL, whose product MNHTLRRCSLIYALLGVVLLAMPEAVFAAVPQENILDGIIARFKDSSATWESRISGYATNLFWALNAISLAWGLGQQALRSADIPDVFSEVFRHIMFTGFHYWLLINGSSFSTYIINSLRQAAGAATGASSALGPSDVIDIGLNIAAKALDNFSALSPIDSLGFIFCCIVILICLALIAANMMIMLCAGWVLSYAGILFLGFGGSRWTSDMAINYYRTILSIGASLFTMTLLIGIGQSFMNDMANSMSADAPLMEMFVCLICAVVLLLLVDKLPQMVAGIVTGSMGGGFQGFGAGTGIAAAGLAVGAIGGMAAAAGAAATSAAGGVSAVKEAAALADMQMAQADGGLDTSSFDGGGSAGGSGQGGEGGGGGAASSGGQAGSSPSRASAGWISSFGSNLAKASSAQAMESLGGRVDAAIKNTFGGKVAERLAEQRAELAGGDDQVSEKSSGEEAGGDFGNSIGGSPAGDAAPTSAGGGGMIPEAFEESAFGESDTHGERNKSPDVSDLPPEMQSFVQGKNA is encoded by the coding sequence ATGAATCACACCCTGCGCCGCTGCTCGCTGATCTACGCACTGTTGGGCGTTGTGTTACTGGCCATGCCCGAAGCGGTGTTTGCCGCAGTGCCTCAAGAAAACATCCTGGACGGGATCATTGCTCGCTTCAAAGACTCGTCGGCAACGTGGGAGTCCAGGATCTCCGGCTATGCCACCAATCTCTTCTGGGCGCTGAACGCGATCAGTCTTGCCTGGGGCCTGGGTCAGCAGGCGCTGCGGTCCGCTGATATTCCGGACGTGTTTTCAGAAGTCTTCCGGCACATCATGTTCACCGGCTTTCACTACTGGCTGCTGATCAACGGCTCCAGCTTCTCCACCTACATCATCAACTCGCTGCGGCAAGCTGCAGGGGCGGCTACAGGAGCAAGTTCTGCGCTCGGCCCATCCGATGTCATCGACATCGGCCTGAACATCGCCGCGAAGGCCCTGGACAACTTCAGCGCGCTGAGCCCGATTGACAGCCTCGGGTTCATCTTCTGCTGCATCGTGATCCTGATCTGTCTGGCCCTAATCGCCGCCAACATGATGATCATGCTCTGTGCCGGTTGGGTGCTGAGCTACGCCGGCATCCTGTTCCTCGGCTTCGGCGGCAGTCGCTGGACCAGCGACATGGCCATCAATTACTACCGCACCATCCTGAGCATCGGCGCGAGCCTATTCACCATGACATTGCTGATCGGCATTGGTCAGTCGTTCATGAACGACATGGCCAATTCGATGTCAGCCGACGCGCCGCTGATGGAAATGTTTGTTTGCCTGATCTGCGCTGTCGTGCTGCTGCTCCTGGTGGACAAACTCCCCCAGATGGTCGCGGGCATCGTCACGGGTTCGATGGGCGGTGGTTTCCAGGGCTTTGGCGCCGGCACCGGGATTGCTGCTGCCGGCCTCGCTGTTGGCGCCATCGGCGGGATGGCTGCAGCGGCAGGCGCAGCTGCCACCAGCGCAGCGGGCGGAGTCAGCGCGGTGAAAGAAGCGGCTGCACTGGCTGACATGCAGATGGCCCAGGCCGATGGCGGCCTGGACACCTCCAGTTTCGACGGCGGCGGCTCGGCCGGTGGCTCCGGCCAAGGCGGAGAAGGCGGGGGCGGCGGTGCGGCCTCTTCTGGTGGCCAAGCCGGCAGTTCGCCATCGCGCGCCTCTGCGGGGTGGATCTCCAGTTTTGGGAGCAATCTGGCAAAGGCCTCCAGTGCCCAGGCCATGGAAAGTCTTGGCGGTCGCGTAGACGCCGCAATCAAAAACACCTTTGGCGGCAAAGTCGCAGAACGGCTCGCAGAGCAGCGGGCGGAACTCGCGGGCGGAGACGATCAAGTCTCTGAGAAAAGTAGCGGCGAGGAGGCTGGCGGAGACTTCGGGAACAGCATCGGTGGCAGTCCGGCCGGCGATGCCGCGCCGACCAGTGCAGGGGGCGGCGGCATGATTCCAGAGGCCTTTGAAGAAAGCGCTTTTGGTGAGAGCGACACTCACGGTGAGCGTAATAAGTCGCCCGATGTGTCTGATCTTCCGCCAGAGATGCAGAGCTTCGTCCAGGGGAAAAACGCATGA
- a CDS encoding TrbM/KikA/MpfK family conjugal transfer protein, with translation MNLKRTIAAFAVVWAVGTSPASYAGDPCKTVICMWGLFSGTGVSGGCKGAVADYFSIVRYRKKKINWNATSDARSQFLNSCPSADRGFTRAINGRFGKSSG, from the coding sequence ATGAACCTGAAGCGAACCATTGCCGCTTTCGCGGTCGTTTGGGCAGTCGGCACCTCTCCTGCCAGTTATGCGGGAGATCCCTGCAAGACGGTTATCTGCATGTGGGGACTCTTCTCCGGAACTGGCGTCAGCGGCGGATGCAAAGGCGCGGTCGCTGACTACTTCAGCATCGTTCGCTACAGGAAGAAGAAGATCAACTGGAACGCAACGTCTGACGCTCGCAGCCAGTTTCTGAACAGTTGCCCAAGCGCGGATCGCGGGTTCACCAGGGCCATCAACGGTCGATTCGGGAAGTCTTCAGGGTGA